A single region of the Triticum dicoccoides isolate Atlit2015 ecotype Zavitan chromosome 2B, WEW_v2.0, whole genome shotgun sequence genome encodes:
- the LOC119367002 gene encoding uncharacterized protein LOC119367002 translates to MAMLRSPVGLALRQSSPAARFCGKVGRRNPASNITTTRNYDASRRFEFSKEDFAGCTGVEFMIGAFACGIALVFRHYTTPPYEKESRDNTANCETKSTFDTCQHGQHGLEKTE, encoded by the exons ATGGCGATGCTTCGATCTCCTGTTGGACTCGCTCTCCGGCAGTCGTCGCCGGCCGCGCGCTTCTGCGGCAAGGTCGGCCGCCGCAACCCAGCATCCAACATCACCACGACG CGGAATTATGATGCTAGCAGGAGGTTTGAATTCAGCAAGGAAGACTTTGCCGGCTG CACCGGTGTGGAATTTATGATTGGTGCCTTTGCATGCGGCATAGCGCTTGTGTTTAGGCACTATACGACTCCTCCCTACGAAAAGGAATCGAGGGACAATACGGCAAACTGTGAAACAAAATCCACTTTTGATACTTGTCAGCATGGACAACATGGACTAGAGAAAACGGAATAG